The genomic stretch GAACTTGCCGGCATTTGTCCGCCACCTTGGTACCATAAAATACTTtacagtgtgggtaagcgCCTAATAGGTGTGTCTGGCTACTGACAGTGGCCTTTTTccactagtatgtcaagtattttataACACCGGGTGCCGCCTAAGTTACGCAGACCAGAGAGGCGCGAACATCACACGGCGTCGTAGGCTCGTAGCACCCCACGACGTccacgacgacgacgacgacaacaacaacaacaacaacaattGTCACCTGCCCCCCGCCCCCCATCGACGTCGTCTGTGTCATTCTATATCCGCACCTGCCGAATAGTGACTGTCGTTTGCTGCGCTCATGCGACCGCCGCCTGACAAATCTACCTTTACCCGGCATCCAACACCGCCCGCATTAAATATCATCACCACTGCGCTATAAGCTTATCCACGCAACCACCCACGCTGGGCACCACGACCCAACATGTCTTTCTTTGGCTTTGATACGAGCCTGCCGCGTGATCACGGTCATGCTTCTAATGCTCCCGGCTTTGGCCAGCACGATGCCTTCGCCGCGCTCGGCGGTGGGGCAATCGAAGGCGATGTGTATGTTGCGCTCCATTGCTCTGTGACTCCCACAGCCCCAACTGACGTCGACAAACAGCATTGACTTTGAAGAAACCTACGACGGCCTCGGCGACCAGCTCGATGATGAGGCTGATGATCTCAATGACGACACCTTCGGAGGTGGTCCTGCAACGCAGCAGTCTGTGGGCAAGCACTTTGACTTTGCCGGCCAGACGTCCATGGTCTCGAGCACACTGCAAGAGGAGCAGATGCTTTACCAGGCTCGAAACCAAGTCCCTCGtcagcagcaacagcaacaacaggCGCACCAGCAGCAGTACCAGCAGCAATACCAGCAAAGGCCCCCGGTCCCGCAGGCCTCCAAGCCCAATCGAACTGGCTATGAGAGCTACAAGGACCCCGAGTACATCCCTCAGCTCGAGGCTCGTGCCGACATCTGGGGCCTCAAGCCCAAGGCGTCGGCTtcgcagcagcagcagcaatcCTCGCCACAGCCTGCCATGGCTACCCAACAAGCTCCTCCATCGAGGAAGGTCATGAGCATGGAGGAGGTCGAGGCCATGATGCGCGCACAGTCTATTGGTAACGACCCCAGGGCTACCCCTCCGGTCCAGCAAGTCCCGCAGGGCTTCCCGGGCTATCCTCAGCAGCAgtaccagcagcagcaacagcagcaatATCCTGGTGTCCCTGGCGGACCCATGTCTGGCCAATACGCACCCCAGATTCTACAAAGGCCTCAACAACAGCAGCACTCACGGCAGGTTCGAGCTGAGCTCCCGGATCACCCTATCCGATCCCAGCCACCTCAGCAGCCCACCATCCTCCAGCGGCAAAGACCTCAGTCGAACGAACATGTCGCTCAGCAACAGAGACAGGGGCCACCGCAGCCTCAAGCCCAAGGCCCATCTGGACAACCCCGTCACATTTTGCAGAACCCCAACCGTCTCTCTGGTCAAGGTCAGCCCATGGTTCAGACTGGCCCTCAAGCTGGCCGTGGTCAACCTGCAGCGCATAACAGAGGTCCTTCGTTTCCCGGCATGGTCATTACTCACCCAGAGCAACTTCTTCAACTATCAGAGGCAGAACGTGCGGCCTTCCTTGAAGAAGACGCCAAGCGAGCTAAGCGGAACCATAAGATTGCTTTATTGGCCAAAGACAACGGCCTGATGACACCCCAAGATAAGAATTTCATAACCAGAATCCAGTTGCAGCAGCTGATGACTGCCACTGGCAACTTGGAGGAGAGGGGACCTGAAGCAGCCATCGCCGAAGACTTTTACTACCAGGTCTTCAGCCAGATTCGCGGTGCTCCACGTCACAATCCCCAGCAGCCAGCCAGTCAATTTGCCCAGACCTACCTGTTCCAGACCAACAACAGGTTTGGCGCCCGCAGACAGGGTCGGGGAGGTGACAATCACATGCAACGCATGGAACAGCAGATTCAGCGAGCCGTTGAAGCTGCCAAAGCGAGGCCAAAGGCCCGACAGCTTGTTGTTGAAGGAAGTCTTGGAAAGATTGCGTTTAGCAACTCCAAGACCCCACGTCCGCTGCTCAATCTCAAGCGCCCCGAGACCAACGACAAGCTTCCAAAATCTCATAAGTCTTCTATTGCCGATCGCAAAGAAGCTCTCCGCAACATCGAGGCTGTATACAGAAGCCTCATGCAGATGGAAGACCATGAGCGAGCCATGCcaccaccgatccaagaaGGCAGTCCCCCTGAGGCTATTCAGGCACATATGGAATGGCGATCGAAGATTGACGTCCTCCACGAGCAACTCTGGTCGAACACGAAGATCATGGAACCCATCAACCCCAGGTATGTTTTAACCCCAAGGAAGTCGCTTTTGCTAACTTGACCAGCGCACCTCACCCCTTCATTTCTATCCTCTCGCACGCCAAGGGAAAGAAGGTCATTCCGCGCCTCTTCCGCCACATCAACGAACAAGAACGTATCACAGTCGTGACCATGATTGTGGTTCACCTTGATGCTCTCTCGGTAGTTGGCCATGCCATCGCCACGCCCGATGAGCCTTTGAGCGCAGCGATCCGAGAAGAAGTCGACCTTTTCTCTCAAACTGTCATGTCGCCCATCCATGCGCACATCTCAGACGCGCCCCTGAACATTGTCATCGGTCTTCTTGGTCTTGTCCTAGATCGTACCAACCTCCATGTCGTTGCTAGAAGCAAGATTGGTCTGACGCTACTGACCTTTCTGATTTCTCGTGCCGAACTCCTGAAGCAATCAGCTCCCGAGATGGTTACCGACTGGCAGCAATGGACCAACCTTTACAACCGTCTGTTCGACGTCATCGAGCCTGTTCTTCCTTATCTGTTCC from Pyrenophora tritici-repentis strain M4 chromosome 1, whole genome shotgun sequence encodes the following:
- a CDS encoding topoisomerase II-associated protein PAT1; the encoded protein is MSFFGFDTSLPRDHGHASNAPGFGQHDAFAALGGGAIEGDVIDFEETYDGLGDQLDDEADDLNDDTFGGGPATQQSVGKHFDFAGQTSMVSSTLQEEQMLYQARNQASKPNRTGYESYKDPEYIPQLEARADIWGLKPKASASQQQQQSSPQPAMATQQAPPSRKVMSMEEVEAMMRAQSIGNDPRATPPVRAELPDHPIRSQPPQQPTILQRQRPQSNEHVAQQQRQGPPQPQAQGPSGQPRHILQNPNRLSGQGQPMVQTGPQAGRGQPAAHNRGPSFPGMVITHPEQLLQLSEAERAAFLEEDAKRAKRNHKIALLAKDNGLMTPQDKNFITRIQLQQLMTATGNLEERGPEAAIAEDFYYQVFSQIRGAPRHNPQQPASQFAQTYLFQTNNRFGARRQGRGGDNHMQRMEQQIQRAVEAAKARPKARQLVVEGSLGKIAFSNSKTPRPLLNLKRPETNDKLPKSHKSSIADRKEALRNIEAVYRSLMQMEDHERAMPPPIQEGSPPEAIQAHMEWRSKIDVLHEQLWSNTKIMEPINPSAPHPFISILSHAKGKKVIPRLFRHINEQERITVVTMIVVHLDALSVVGHAIATPDEPLSAAIREEVDLFSQTVMSPIHAHISDAPLNIVIGLLGLVLDRTNLHVVARSKIGLTLLTFLISRAELLKQSAPEMVTDWQQWTNLYNRLFDVIEPVLPYLFPGSINDTDDMYIWQFLAAMGVGASPEQQQRLVLGVKDRVMETVAVSKALPADMASARTSNVNLFMRAIGLDVELLG